CAAATTCTTCTTTGGCTTGACTAATTTCATAATTTTTCTTTATTTGCCTACAAAGATACTCATTTTATTTTGCATTAAAAAACATTTTAATTATCTTTGCTCCATTATATGAGGACGAAGAAACTGTTCAACAATACTGTGAAGATTGCATTGCCGTTACTACTTGGAAGTGCAATCCTTTATTGGATGTATAGGGGATTCGACTTCTCCAGTATCAAACATGTACTGCTACATGAGATGAACTGGACCTGGATGATTCTCTCACTCCCTTTCGGCATACTGGCGCAGGCTTTTCGTGGGTGGAGATGGAAGCAGAGTCTTGAACCTATCGGTGAGCATCCACGCGCATCGGTCTGTGTTAACTCTATCTTTCTTTCTTATGCTGTCAGTCTGCTTATTCCCCGCATTGGTGAGTTTGCTCGTTGTGGAGTGTTGAATAGATATGATAAGATTGCCTTCCCAAAAGCTATTGGTACAGTAGTGACTGAGCGTGCAGTAGATACGCTTATTGTATTATTCATCAGTGCCACAGCCTTTTTGATGCAGATAAGAGTTTTCACGAACTTCTTTTCAAGGACAGGTACACGTATTGATGATATCTTCGGTATGTTCTCACCAACGGGCTGGCTGGTAACGGCTATCTGTGGTGTTGCATCAATTATCCTCTTCTATTATGTGCTACGTCACCTATCTTTCTACAAGAAAGTGAAGGAGATGTTAGGTGGTATATGGCAGGGAATAAGTTCTTTGCGTAAAGTAAAGAATATACCTTTGTTTATCTTCTACAGTCTGGCGATATGGGGAAGTTACTTCCTTCATTATTACTTGACATTCTTTTGCTTTGATGCAACAGCAAACCTCGGTCTTTCTTGTGCACTTGTAAGCTTTGTCGTTGGCTCAATAGCTGTTATTGTACCAACGCCTAATGGAGCAGGACCTTGGCATTTTGCAGTCAAAACAATGCTGATACTTTATGGGGTGGCAGACAATCAAGCACTCTATTTTGTACTGATTGTACATACCATTCAAACCTTGCTGGTTATTCTCTTAGGTGTTTACGCATGGATGACACTGAGCTTTACGAAGACACCAGTGGCATTGGGTGGTCCAGCTGAACTTACCCGCCCTGCAAAGTAATTGTAGAAGAAGATAGTTTTGAACGAATGAATAAACAATGATAATAACCTTTTAAAATCAACATTATGAGTGAAATAAGAAATCTTAAGCCAGAAGGCCTTTGGAGAAATTTCGATGATCTGACACAGGTTCCACGTCCTTCTGGATTGCCAGAGAAAGTACAGAAGTTCTTGTTAGACTTTGCTGCAAGAGTAGGTGTTGAATCATATATCGATGCTGGTGGCAATGTTGTAATGCGTAAGCCTGCTACACCGGGATATGAAAACCGTAAGACAGTTCTGTTGCAGGCGCATATGGACATGGTTTCACAGAAGGCTCCAGATAGTAATCATAACTTTGAAACAGACCCAATCGTGACACATATCGTGGATGGATGGGTATATGCAAACAACACTACACTTGGTGCTGACGATGGTATCGGTGTTGCTGCTATCATGGCTGTCATGGAAGATAAGACCTTGAAGCATGGTGTCGTAGAGGCATTGATTACTCGTGATGAGGAAACGGGTATGTATGGTGTCAACGAAATGCCAAGTGGTGAGTTGCACAGTGATATCCTTATGAACCTTGACTCTGAGACATGGGGTAAGTTTGTTATTGGTTCTGCAGGTGGTGTTGACATTACTTCAACCGTAGCGTATAAGGAAGTAGCAAATGATCAAGAAGCTGCTGTCAAGGTAACTTTGAAGGGTTTCCGTGGTGGTCACTCTGGTCTGGAAATCAATGAGGGCCGTGCCAATGCGAATAAGGAAATGGTTCGCTTTGTACGCAATGCAGTTAACGAACTTGGTGTACGTTTAGCTTCTTGGGAAGGTGGTAATATGCGCAATGCTATTCCATTCAAGGCTGAAGTTGTTTTGGCATTGCCACAGAGCAAAGTTGCAGCTTTGAAGGATATGGTTGCTCGTCAGAAGGCACTCGTAGAAGACGAATTCAAGGGTATTGAACCTAATGTAGAGTTCTTTGTAGAGGATGTAGAGAAGCCTGAAAACATTGTTCCTGCAGATGTTCAGGAGAAGTTAATCAATGCTATCTATGCCTGTCATAATGGCGTATTGCGTATGATTCCATCTTATCCTGACGTTGTTGAGACTTCGTCAAACCTTGCAATTATACATATTGAGCCAACTAAGGCAACGATTATGATTCTTGCTCGTTCAAGCCGTGAGGACATGAGAGACTATATCTCTGCTCAGTTGGAAAGCTGCTTTAATATGGCTGGCATGAAGACAGTCTTCAGTGGTCAATATGGTGGTTGGGATCCAAACCCAGAGAGTGAAATCCTTAACCTCTTGAAGAAGGTTTATAAGGAGCAGAACGGTGTAGAGGGTATTGTGCAGGTAGACCACGCTGGTCTTGAATGTTCAGTCATCCTCGGCAAGTATCCAGGTATGGATGTTGTTAGTCTTGGTCCAACTCTCCGCAGTCCACATACAGCAAAAGAGCGTCTTGAGATAGCAACTGTTGAGCCATTCTGGAAGCTTCTCGTTCAGACTTTAGAGGAGATTCCTGTCAAGTAGAACCGATGAGGCTGTGACAAACAGCTGAATAGAGGATAAATAAAAGAATAGATAATAGAACTGTTTTCCGTCTTTTTATATGAAGCTGGGAAGCAGTTCTTTTTTTATCTATATTATTTAAGGTACAAACTTGCAATGTTAAACTTTTTTATTTATTTTTGTGGGCAAATCTATGAATCAGATTTGTTGTTAATTATAAAAAGAAATACGATGAAAAAGAATAGAAATACAAAGTCATTTAAAGCTTTGTTACTTATCGCTTTGGGTATGGGTATTCTGTCTGCTTGTTGTGCACCAGGAGTTCGGAAAGCTCCTACCGCTGCTCAGGTTGAGGATACGTCTGCTGTTCGCGAGGATAAAACAATGAAGACAGAAGATTACGCTAACGAGAGTGTGATGATGGATACAGTCTATGGAGACTGGCATGTTCGGGTTGACACTGTTGATAGTAAGACTAAGGTGAAGAATTCTGATGAGTTTGTAAAGAAGGTGGTCGTGACGATTTCAAAGGGTGGTAAAGTCTTGTTTGATAAAAAAGTCTTTACACGAGAAGACTTTTGTAAAGGTGCGAACGAGGAATTTCAGGTTTATGCTGTTTTTCCCGACATAACTAACACTTCTGTTTATTTGCCAGTTTCTATCTGTTATCCAGAAACGGATGATGGTTTTACCGTCTGGTTGGCGTTGTCTAAAGATGGAAGTAGTAAGGTTTATCCTGTTCCTCTGGCATTGGACGAGTCAGACATGGTAACATCTTTTTATGTAAAGTACATTCATGAGTTGCAGCAGAAGCCAGTGGATAAGGCTTCACTATTGAAACTTGCCCGTGATTATGGCTCTCCTAAGTTTATGGAACAGCTGACAAAGGAAGGGGTGGATGTTGTCTTACCCGCAAAGGTGCTTGCTCGAAAGGATATGAAAGTAGTTCCAGAAGTTGAACTTGTGAAGGGTGGTTGTCTGGTAAGATTCTCTACTTCATACGATAATACCCAGCCTTTTGATTCAATACGTGTTGTGTTGAAGGAGCGTCAGGTCAAGATATGTGACTATATGATTGATAAGGTGATTCACTAATTTCTCAGTGTTTGTAAACACAAAGCAGGGGCGCACGATACGTACATCCCTGCTTTTGTTATTATCTGTTTCTTAATTAAAATGCCCAACCGAAGCCGAGGTATGGAAAGAAGAATGCTTTCTTAACTGCATTCTTCTCGCCAATAGTAAAAGAAGGACTGAAACCTGCACGGAACAGGAAACCCTTGTTAGATACGTGACGATAGCCGATGTTTCCAAAGATATAGTAGCCGAATTTGTTACGACTCTCATTGTAAGCCAGCCAGGTCTTTGTTCCTTCTGGAGTGTTATACTCTCCCACAGCATGCTTCTGTTGGTCAGCTGACAACGAAGACTTCGGACCATCTACAGACTCCACAAAGATACCGTGTATATTGTATATACCCACACTTGTACCCACACCAACCTCAAGGTTGTTCTTTTGGCTACCCAAGAGATAGTTAACTTCCAATGGTACAGCATAGCCACGTACGTCTGAACCTTCCCAGAAAATGCTGGAATTATGACCATAACCGAAGCTCAATCCGGCTCTCCATCCGAAGCGTGTGTGGTCGTTGAAACGTGCATCATAGTTGATACCTGCAAGGTTTGACGGACCCAATAGCTCCAAGTAAACGGCTTTGTCCTTTTCTAATCCGTTAGATTCCTGTGCCATAGCCATTGTGTGTAAGCCGAGGAACAGTGCGAAAATTAGTAATTTCTTCATTCTTTTAGTTATATATGATTATTTGTTACAAAGGTATAAAAAAATAACAGTAACAAAGAATTTGTTAAGGTTTTATAGAAATGGGATAAGTATATTGTCGTTGTGTGATTTTTTATAGATGTAGAGGGAGTTGGTAAGGATGTTTATCATTGTATATTTTGTAATAATATTTCACATCTTCTATTTTTATTGATGCTTAATTGGCTTCTAAAAGATGCTTTTTAAGCTTTCAAAAGGTACCCTTTTGAGGTCTTACTAACGCCCTTTTGAAGTCCAATTAGGCATCTTTTAAAATGGTGTTTTGTAATCGGTTGATTTGTTGATAGTTATAGATGTGTGTGAAAGGGGGCATTTCTGCCCTTTTCAGACAATATAACACAAGAATTTTGTAATGATATTTCGCAGGCTTTACGTTGTAGTAGAATATGCTTTTAAGTTAAGATAATGAGCTGTTTTTATATAAGAATGCACGGCTCTTATATCCGTTTATAATTGTTATTAACGGAGTGTGAGTCGTGCATTCCTATATTTTTACAATAGCCTTTGTTGCAATGTCAGCGGGATATAGCCTTTGTCATGCTGTCTATTAGTTTGTTTTAACCTATCAGACAACGATTTTAGAAAGTTTCATCCTCATCATCGTCCTCATCAAAACCAAATAGGGTAGGGTCGACGAAGGCATCCATCTGACGGCGGTCCTTCTTAGTTGGGCGTCCTGTTCCACGTGCTCTGTCGACAAAACCACTGATACGGCTCATCTCTAAGAGTTCGTACTGCTTAGCATCGGTCACATTCTCGTAGACTTCAGGGATGAGTTTTGCACCAACACGTTGTTCAATTGGTTTGAGAACCTTGAACGAATAGGTGATAGGCGACTTCTTAACACTCACCACTTCCCCCGCTTTGATTGTGTGGGAAGGTTTTACGTTGATACCTTTTATCGTGACACGACCATTCTTGCAGGCGTCTGCAGCGATGGAGCGGGTCTTATAGATGCGGGCAGCCCATAGCCATTTGTCAATTCTTGCAATATCGTTCATAGTCTCATCATATATTAAAGAGGATGTGCGATTACTTCTTTCCGAGTTTATTAAACTGGTTCATAGTGATGTCGAGACCAGCAAGGGCAAAACTCTTGATAATGTCTACGCCTAAGTCGATAGCTGGCTGAAGTTCTTTCATCTCCTCGTCAGAGTAGCGACCTAATACCCAGTCTACCTGTCCACCACGTGGATAGTCGTTGCCAACACCCATACGCAGACGAGCATAGTTCTGTCCGATAAGTTGCTGGATATGTCCTAAACCATTGTGACCACCATTAGATCCGTTTCCTTTCAAGCGGAAAGCACCTAATGGAAGGGCTACATCATCAGAGACAACTAAGAGCCGACTCTGGTCGATATTCTCCTTGTTGAGCCAGTAGCGTACGGCATTTCCTGATAGATTCATGAATGTCGTAGGCTTCAAAAGAATAATCTTGCGACCCTTGACCGTTGTCTCTGCTACGAAACCATAACGCTTATCCTCAAAAACAATATTGGACGCTTTAGCGAAAGCGTCCAATACCATAAATCCTGTATTGTGTCTGGTTCCCTCGTATTCATAGCCAGGGTTACCCAATCCACAAATCAAATACTTGTCCAATTCTTATATTGAATTAATTATTGTCGTAGAGATTACTCTGCCCCAGCAGCTGCAGCAGCCTGCGCAGCCTGGATAGAATTACGTGTAGCCTTGATAGAGCAAACTACAACCTCCTTTGGAGTTACCAACTCAAGACCCTCGAAGCTCAACTCGCCAACCTTGATACTCTTACCAAGACGAAGCTCAGTAACGTTGATATCGAGGTGCTCTGGAATCTGCTGATAAGGAGCCTTAACGTTAATCTTACGGATAGACATGTTCATACGACCACCATCGCGAACACCCTGTGCCAAACCTACGAGCTTAACTGGTACACCCATAACGATTGGCTTCTGGTCGTTAACCTCATAGAAGTCTACGTGAAGCAGAGCATCTGTTACTGGGTGGAACTGGAGTTCCTTAAGAACTGCAGTACGTCTCTCACCATCAATAATCAACTCTACAACGTAGATGTGTGGTGTGTAAACCAACTTACGCAACTCTGACATAGGAGCTGTGAATGAGAATGCTACTGGCTTGCCATCCTGCTGTGCCTCACCATAGAGGTTACATGGAATCAAACCCTCCTTACGGAGCTGCTTAGAAGCTTTCTTTCCAAGGTCTGTACGCTTCTGACCTGTTACTTTAATTTCTTTCATAATTCTGTGTTACTCTAAATTAATATGAACTTTAATTCGCCATCACACACTGAGAGACTAAGGAATTGGAAATCTAATGAATATCACAACTTTCAATCCTCAATTTGCAAAAAGCGTTGCAAAGTTACTTCTTTTCAATGGATTGAGCAAGTATTCTCTAAAAAAACATAGAAAAAGATACTAATGCTTGCATGTACGAAGGAAATTTCCTACATTTGCAAAATAAAGTATTCAATACGAAACACAATCTTTTAGAAAAGACAATGATCAATAGGGAATTAATAAGAATTAAGATTGTCCAGTTAACCTATGCATACTATCAGAACGGTAACAGGAATATGGACAATGCTGAGAAGGAACTTCTTTTCAGCTTGGCGAAAGCGTATGACCTCTACAATTACCTCTTGGCCTTAATCGTATCAATCACGCAAGAGGAGCGCCATCGCGTGGAGATAGCTGCAACTCGTGCCAACCGTGAAGGGACAGAGGCTCCCTCAAGTCGTTTTGTAAACAATAAGTTTGCTGTTCAGTTGGAAGAGAATAAGCAGCTTAACCTTTTCATGGAATCACAAAAACGTCGTTGGGAAGATGATATGGAGGCTGTTCGTAAACTCTGTGATCAGATTGAACAGAGTACTATCTACCAAGAGTACATGGCAAGTGATGATGATTCGTACGAGGCAGACCGTGAGGTGTGGCGTAAGATATATCGTACTCTCATACAGGAGAATCCTGATTTGGACGCTGTGTTGGAGGAGAAGAGTCTTTATTGGAATGATGATAAGGAAGTTGTTGATACCTTCGTTATCAAGACTATCAAACGATTCGACCCTGCTAACGGTGCTGATCAAGAACTTCTGCCAGAATATCGTGACGAAGAGGACCGTGACTTTGCACTTAAACTCTTCCGTTCAACTATCCTCAATGCAGACGATTATCAGCGTTATATGAGTGAGTCAAGTCGTAACTGGGATTTCTCTCGCTTGGCTTATATGGATGTTGTCATCATGCAGATAGCTATTGCTGAGATGCTTACATTCCCTAATATCCCAGTAACGGTGACCATCAACGAGTATGTTGACTTGGCTAAATTGTATAGTACACCGCGAAGTGGTGGATATATCAATGGTATGCTTGATACAATTGCACGTCATCTCATACAGACTGGTAAGATGATGAAGACAATGCCTGAGCCTCGTCAGCATCGTCCTCGCAATGATCGTCAAGAGGAAAGAGCACCACGTCGTGAGGGACGTCGCCCAACGATTGCGCAAACTTCTGCTCAGCGTGTGGCTTATCGTCAGCAGCAAGCAACTGATCAGGCGGAGAATAAGGAATAAAGTCATAGGCGGGAAGCTATTAAGAGCCGTAATGAAAAAGGCTTGTTCAGCATTATAATGATGAGTGTTTATAAAAGTCTCTCAGACGTTATGCTTGCCTATAGCCTCCTTTTCACGCTCATAAATTAAGAACATAATAACTGATAAATAATGAATACAACATTAATCCTCGCAGCACAGGCTGCAGGTCAAGGCAGCCCAATGCCTATGATTATCATGATGGTAGCTATTTTTGCCATCATGTGGTTTTTCATGATTCGCCCACAGCAGAAGAAGCAGAAGGAGATTCGTGCTTTTCAGAATGCTCTCTCAGCAGGTGATTCTGTTGTGACTGGTGGTGGAATCTATGGCACAGTAAAGCATATTGATATGACAACCAATAAGGTTGAAGTTGAGATTGCACGTGGTGTTGTTATCACTGTTGATAAGAACTACGTATTTGCAAACGTACAGGCTTCTCAGCAGGGTCAGACTAAGTAAACCTTATTGACAAAAAGAAGGAAAGCATTTGATGAAAACAAGCAAATCGCTTCATACATTCAGTACCTTCAGGAACTTCTTGTTGAGGATATTCAACAAGGAGTTTCTGATTTTTTTGTTTTTCTTGGTATTGAGTGGAGGGTTCTGGTTGATAATGACACTGAATGAAACCTATGAGCGTGAATTCAGTATACCACTTCGCATGACGGGTGTTCCTCGTAATGTGGTTATTACCAGCGACCTTGATTCTGTTGTCCGTTTTACTGTGCGAGACAAGGGATATATGATTGCGTATTATAGTCTTGACGATACATTCCGCCCTATCTATGTCGATTACAAAGTTCATAGTGACGGACGAAGTAAGGGAGATGTACCTATTGCAGACCTTCAACGTCAGATTTATCTTCAACTGTCAAAGAGTTCAAAGATAGCTTCTGTCAAGGCTGGTAAGTTCTCTTTCTCATTTAACTTTGGTCGTCATAAAAAGGTACCTGTACGCCTTTTGGGGACAGTAACACCTGGTGATAATTATTATCTTGCTCGTGTAGACTTTACTCCAGATAGCGTTCAGGTTTATGCAGCGCGTAATGTGTTGGATAGTATTCAAACAGTCTATACAGAGCGACAGTATATTACCAATTTCACAGATGTCAAGGAGTTGACTGTAGACCTCCGAAAGTTTACGGATGCCAAGTGTGTTCCTTCCAGAGTAAAGATGAAACTCTATCCAGATGTACTTACAGAGGAGACGGTTGAGGTACCAATTGAAGCTGTCAATATGCCTGACAACAAGGTGATGCGTACCTTCCCAAGCAAGATAAAAGTGAAGTTTGTGGTAGGTGCCTATCGTATGCGTTCGATGCCAAAGAATGCGGAGACAAAGGAACTTCTCCCTGTAGGCTTCCGTGTTGTAGTCAACTACGAAGATATAGAGAAAAATAATAGCGAGAAATGTCCTATCTATGTGATAAGTTCTCCTAATGGTGTACGCAACGTTCACCCAGAAGTAAATACGGTTGATTATCTCATTGAGCAGCGATGATAGTAGCGTTGACTGGTGGTATTGGCAGTGGAAAGTCTTAC
The Prevotella melaninogenica DNA segment above includes these coding regions:
- a CDS encoding CdaR family protein encodes the protein MKTSKSLHTFSTFRNFLLRIFNKEFLIFLFFLVLSGGFWLIMTLNETYEREFSIPLRMTGVPRNVVITSDLDSVVRFTVRDKGYMIAYYSLDDTFRPIYVDYKVHSDGRSKGDVPIADLQRQIYLQLSKSSKIASVKAGKFSFSFNFGRHKKVPVRLLGTVTPGDNYYLARVDFTPDSVQVYAARNVLDSIQTVYTERQYITNFTDVKELTVDLRKFTDAKCVPSRVKMKLYPDVLTEETVEVPIEAVNMPDNKVMRTFPSKIKVKFVVGAYRMRSMPKNAETKELLPVGFRVVVNYEDIEKNNSEKCPIYVISSPNGVRNVHPEVNTVDYLIEQR
- the nusB gene encoding transcription antitermination factor NusB, whose amino-acid sequence is MINRELIRIKIVQLTYAYYQNGNRNMDNAEKELLFSLAKAYDLYNYLLALIVSITQEERHRVEIAATRANREGTEAPSSRFVNNKFAVQLEENKQLNLFMESQKRRWEDDMEAVRKLCDQIEQSTIYQEYMASDDDSYEADREVWRKIYRTLIQENPDLDAVLEEKSLYWNDDKEVVDTFVIKTIKRFDPANGADQELLPEYRDEEDRDFALKLFRSTILNADDYQRYMSESSRNWDFSRLAYMDVVIMQIAIAEMLTFPNIPVTVTINEYVDLAKLYSTPRSGGYINGMLDTIARHLIQTGKMMKTMPEPRQHRPRNDRQEERAPRREGRRPTIAQTSAQRVAYRQQQATDQAENKE
- a CDS encoding lysylphosphatidylglycerol synthase transmembrane domain-containing protein — its product is MRTKKLFNNTVKIALPLLLGSAILYWMYRGFDFSSIKHVLLHEMNWTWMILSLPFGILAQAFRGWRWKQSLEPIGEHPRASVCVNSIFLSYAVSLLIPRIGEFARCGVLNRYDKIAFPKAIGTVVTERAVDTLIVLFISATAFLMQIRVFTNFFSRTGTRIDDIFGMFSPTGWLVTAICGVASIILFYYVLRHLSFYKKVKEMLGGIWQGISSLRKVKNIPLFIFYSLAIWGSYFLHYYLTFFCFDATANLGLSCALVSFVVGSIAVIVPTPNGAGPWHFAVKTMLILYGVADNQALYFVLIVHTIQTLLVILLGVYAWMTLSFTKTPVALGGPAELTRPAK
- the pth gene encoding aminoacyl-tRNA hydrolase, translated to MDKYLICGLGNPGYEYEGTRHNTGFMVLDAFAKASNIVFEDKRYGFVAETTVKGRKIILLKPTTFMNLSGNAVRYWLNKENIDQSRLLVVSDDVALPLGAFRLKGNGSNGGHNGLGHIQQLIGQNYARLRMGVGNDYPRGGQVDWVLGRYSDEEMKELQPAIDLGVDIIKSFALAGLDITMNQFNKLGKK
- a CDS encoding aminoacyl-histidine dipeptidase — protein: MSEIRNLKPEGLWRNFDDLTQVPRPSGLPEKVQKFLLDFAARVGVESYIDAGGNVVMRKPATPGYENRKTVLLQAHMDMVSQKAPDSNHNFETDPIVTHIVDGWVYANNTTLGADDGIGVAAIMAVMEDKTLKHGVVEALITRDEETGMYGVNEMPSGELHSDILMNLDSETWGKFVIGSAGGVDITSTVAYKEVANDQEAAVKVTLKGFRGGHSGLEINEGRANANKEMVRFVRNAVNELGVRLASWEGGNMRNAIPFKAEVVLALPQSKVAALKDMVARQKALVEDEFKGIEPNVEFFVEDVEKPENIVPADVQEKLINAIYACHNGVLRMIPSYPDVVETSSNLAIIHIEPTKATIMILARSSREDMRDYISAQLESCFNMAGMKTVFSGQYGGWDPNPESEILNLLKKVYKEQNGVEGIVQVDHAGLECSVILGKYPGMDVVSLGPTLRSPHTAKERLEIATVEPFWKLLVQTLEEIPVK
- the yajC gene encoding preprotein translocase subunit YajC, whose translation is MNTTLILAAQAAGQGSPMPMIIMMVAIFAIMWFFMIRPQQKKQKEIRAFQNALSAGDSVVTGGGIYGTVKHIDMTTNKVEVEIARGVVITVDKNYVFANVQASQQGQTK
- a CDS encoding RNA-binding S4 domain-containing protein encodes the protein MNDIARIDKWLWAARIYKTRSIAADACKNGRVTIKGINVKPSHTIKAGEVVSVKKSPITYSFKVLKPIEQRVGAKLIPEVYENVTDAKQYELLEMSRISGFVDRARGTGRPTKKDRRQMDAFVDPTLFGFDEDDDEDETF
- a CDS encoding 50S ribosomal protein L25/general stress protein Ctc translates to MKEIKVTGQKRTDLGKKASKQLRKEGLIPCNLYGEAQQDGKPVAFSFTAPMSELRKLVYTPHIYVVELIIDGERRTAVLKELQFHPVTDALLHVDFYEVNDQKPIVMGVPVKLVGLAQGVRDGGRMNMSIRKINVKAPYQQIPEHLDINVTELRLGKSIKVGELSFEGLELVTPKEVVVCSIKATRNSIQAAQAAAAAGAE